The DNA segment GCTGGTAGGTCAGGCCGAATCGGGCGGCGGTCGTGGCGATTCGTTCGAGGAGGTCCGTCTCCGAATCGCCCCGGCCGTCCTCGGTCAGTCGCTCGTCCTTTATCTGGAACCACGAGGGGACGCCTTGGCCCTCGGTCGTCGTCTCGACCGCGCCCGCATCGCGCAGGAACTGGTTAATTCGAAACTCGTAGCCGTCGTACTCGCCCATGCCGTGGTCACTGGCGACGACCACGGTGTCCGGGTCGCACTCGTCGAGAATCATTCCGACTTGCTCGTCGACGCGCCGGTAGACCCGCCGGACCTTCTCGTTGTCGCCGGGGAAGTCGTGGAACACCGCGTCGGTCTTCTGGAACTGGACGAACCCGAAGTCGGGGTCGGACTCCTCGGCGAGGTACCGGAACGCCTTCCCCCGCATCTCGGTGAGTTCGAGGTAGTCTTCGAACTTCGCGTCGCCCGCCCGCTCGTCGGTTTCGCGGCGAGCGTACACGCGGTAGTCGCCGACGGCCTCGCGCACGTCGTCCAGGACGCCCGCGGGGTGACACGGCGGATTCTCGGGGGCGAGATAGCCGGGGATGACGGCGCCGTCTATCTCTGGCGGCGGACTCGTCACGGGCGCGTTGACGACGACGCTCGTCAGTCCTGCCTCGTCGAGGTACTCCCAGAGGGTTCGCCGTCGGACGTCGGTCGCGTTGACGATGTCCCAGTCGTAGCCGTCGAACCGCAGGAAGTCGAAGACGCCGTGCTTGCCGGGGTTCGTCCCGGTGTACAGCGACGGCCACGCGCTCGCGGTCCACGGCGGAATCTGGGATTCGAGGGGACCGGCCGCGCCCTCCTCGAAGAGCGACCGGAGGTGCGGCAGTTCGTCGTCCTCGAAGAGCGGTCGGAGGACCGGAAAACAGGCCGCGTCGAGTCCGACCAGTAGCGTCTGCATGTCTGGGTCCAACCGACGAAACCGCTTAAAGCTGCTTTTCCTCCGTCGCCGCGGCGGTTCGCGGGCGTCGCTATTCGAGGTATCCCAGTTGGCGGAGGTTCCGCTCGACCCCCTCGCTGTAATCGGCGTCGCCGTCGCCGCCGGCGCCGTCGAACTCCGCGCCGAGCGTCGAGACGAGGCGGTCGCGGAGGTCCTCGACCACCGCCGGGTCGGGGTCGTCCACGACCGTCTCGCCGGGGAGTTCGTAGAGGCGTTCGCTCCCGTCCGACCGCAGTTCGAACCGGTACTCCTCGGTGCGGACCGACTTCCGGCCGAGTTCGAACTCCCGGCGCGTGGCGGCCGACACCTCGGCGGCGGCCTCCCGGTCGGCGAGGTCCGAAGGCGCTTCCGCGGCGAAGACGGCGTCGCGGCGCTCGTCGCCGAACAGTGAGTGCCCGCGCGTCTCCGGTGCGTCGAGGTCGCAGAGGTCACAGAGCGTCGCGAACACGTCGACGTGAGAGACGAGGTCGTCGCGGCGCTCGCCGGCGGGGACGCCCGGACCGGCGACGACGAACGGGACGCGCGTCAGTTCGTCGTAGAGGAAGTTGCCGTGGTAGAGTCCGCCGTGTTCGCCAAAGAGTTCCCCGTGGTCCGAGGTGAGGACGACGACGGTGTCCTCCAGCAGTCCCTCGCGCTCGAACCACTCGAAGAAGGCGTCGAGTCTATCGTCGAGGTACGCGAGCGACGCCGCGTACCACGCCTTGAGCGCGTCGAGTTCGGTGGCCGAGAGCGATTCGCGGTCCTCGAAGTACCGCATGGCGATACTGACCGACCCGGCCCCGTCGGCCGCCGCGAACAGTCGGTCGTCGTCCACGTCGTCGTGGTCGAATCGCCCCGGTGAGTCGAGCAACTCCTCGACCAGCGGAACCGCGGGTCGGGAGAGTTCGGGCGTCGCGGCCCGCTTGTACGGCCGCGGCGGGTCGTAGGGCGCGTGGACGGTCGTCACGTTCGCCATCGCGAAGAAGGGCTCGGCGGAACCGCCGAGCCAGTCGCGCAGGCGGTCGAACTTGATTTCGGTGTAGTAGTCGTTGCCCCGCCGGAGGAGTCGCAGGAAGTCGTTCCTGACGAGCGGGTCGGTCACCAGTTGCCGGAAGAACGCCGGCGACGGCCGCTCGGCCACTTCCTCGTACACCTCGTAGTACTCCTCGAAGCCGCGGTCGAGTCCGGTCGCCGAACCCATCTTGGCCGGGCCGGGGATGCCGTAGGTTCGGTAGCCGCGGTCGGCGAACCACTCCGCGAGCAGCGGGACCGACTCGGGCATGGTCGGCCACGCGCCCTCGAATCCGGTTTCGGGCGGGTAGAGCCCGGAGAACAGGGTTCCGTGGGAGGGCGGCGTCCACGGGCCGACCGCGAAGGCGTTCTCGAAGACGGTCCCGCGGTCGGCCACCCGGTCGAAGGTCGGCGTCTTCACGGGGAACGCCCCTTCGTAACAGGTGAGCGCGTCGGCGCGGAGTGTGTCGAAGACGAGAAGCAGGACGTTCGGGCGGTCGGGCATACTCGTTTCGAGGTCCTCCGGAGAATAAATGCTTTAGCTTCGCCGCCGTCGAACGGGGGTTTTAAACGGTCTGCGGCCGCCCCCACCGACATGGACCCCGACGCCGTCCGCGTGGCGATGCTCCACCAGGACCCGCACCCGGCCCACCGCGGTTTCGCCGAGGCGGTCGGCGCCGACCTCGTCGACTACCACCGCCTCGGCGCGGGACCGTTCGAGGGTACCGTGGCCGAGGACGCCCTCAACGGTCTGGCGTACCCGAACTACGACGTCTACCTCGTGGAGGGGTCGCGGCCGCTGTACGCCGCGCTCGCCCGTCGGTTCACCCGCGGGGGGAAGTTGGTCTACCTCTGTGCCGACCACGGCCTCTACGAACTCGGCAGCGCCGACTTCGAGGGCGACTCGCTCGCGAAATCCCTCGTCGGGAAGTTCGGCACCCCGGCGGTCAGAGCGGTCGGCCGCCGCGGCATCGACGGCGTCGTCGCGGTTTCGGAGTTCGCCGCGGAGTTCACACGCCCGGTCGTCGGTCCCGACGCGCCGATAGAGGTCGCCCACCCGTTCATCCAACCGGAGAACTACGAGGCGCTCGGCGACGCGGACCCCGACCTCGACTCGAACGTCGCGGTGACGGTCGCTCGCCCGTGGCGGTACAAGGGCGTCGACATG comes from the Halorussus vallis genome and includes:
- a CDS encoding glycosyltransferase family 4 protein, with the translated sequence MDPDAVRVAMLHQDPHPAHRGFAEAVGADLVDYHRLGAGPFEGTVAEDALNGLAYPNYDVYLVEGSRPLYAALARRFTRGGKLVYLCADHGLYELGSADFEGDSLAKSLVGKFGTPAVRAVGRRGIDGVVAVSEFAAEFTRPVVGPDAPIEVAHPFIQPENYEALGDADPDLDSNVAVTVARPWRYKGVDMLVEAWPRVREEFPDAELHVVGGGHPESYGETPGVRVRGYVEDLADAFAPASLFVQPSRMDTFPVSTLEAMRAGLPPLVTRTTGTRSEAREIDESLVVETNTYALSRGVREYFHRDADERREFADRARERGARFDPASRKAAFRKAFRRVLKAL
- a CDS encoding sulfatase, encoding MPDRPNVLLLVFDTLRADALTCYEGAFPVKTPTFDRVADRGTVFENAFAVGPWTPPSHGTLFSGLYPPETGFEGAWPTMPESVPLLAEWFADRGYRTYGIPGPAKMGSATGLDRGFEEYYEVYEEVAERPSPAFFRQLVTDPLVRNDFLRLLRRGNDYYTEIKFDRLRDWLGGSAEPFFAMANVTTVHAPYDPPRPYKRAATPELSRPAVPLVEELLDSPGRFDHDDVDDDRLFAAADGAGSVSIAMRYFEDRESLSATELDALKAWYAASLAYLDDRLDAFFEWFEREGLLEDTVVVLTSDHGELFGEHGGLYHGNFLYDELTRVPFVVAGPGVPAGERRDDLVSHVDVFATLCDLCDLDAPETRGHSLFGDERRDAVFAAEAPSDLADREAAAEVSAATRREFELGRKSVRTEEYRFELRSDGSERLYELPGETVVDDPDPAVVEDLRDRLVSTLGAEFDGAGGDGDADYSEGVERNLRQLGYLE
- a CDS encoding alkaline phosphatase family protein: MQTLLVGLDAACFPVLRPLFEDDELPHLRSLFEEGAAGPLESQIPPWTASAWPSLYTGTNPGKHGVFDFLRFDGYDWDIVNATDVRRRTLWEYLDEAGLTSVVVNAPVTSPPPEIDGAVIPGYLAPENPPCHPAGVLDDVREAVGDYRVYARRETDERAGDAKFEDYLELTEMRGKAFRYLAEESDPDFGFVQFQKTDAVFHDFPGDNEKVRRVYRRVDEQVGMILDECDPDTVVVASDHGMGEYDGYEFRINQFLRDAGAVETTTEGQGVPSWFQIKDERLTEDGRGDSETDLLERIATTAARFGLTYQRGKAALERLGLAEFVGRHVPVSAVFAASDAVDFRRSKAYLRSPSELGVRLNVEGRDPDGVVPESEYEGVRDEIISLLTTATTPEGRPVFDEVVPREEHISGPYADEAVDVLAIPADFDHSLSALVGERFGDPEPWNHKLEGVVAVAGEGVSPDADLSGAHLFDVAPTVLSTLGVAPDEEMDGETLAAVDSVEPTAYPEYEPAAQQSTEDGDVARRLSDLGYLE